In Zygosaccharomyces rouxii strain CBS732 chromosome E complete sequence, the DNA window TTCTAAACCTTTATATATAACGGTCTCCAGATGTTTTCGCGACGCCTAAGATGGaacaaatttttttttttgaactATAGTGAAAGACTAATAGTATAGCAAAAAGTGTAAAATATAGAAGATATTATATGAGTTTAGCGGCTTCTGAGAGGCCTAAGAGGtctatttcttcaactATCAAGGAGTTCATATGGGGTAAGCCTTCCAGGAACCAGTTTACCGCGTTTCCAGAGCGTTCAGAACAAGAGAAACCATCACAAAATGATGTGCCCAAGAATGTTGAACCTATAGGTCTATCTGAGCCTAGAGAGGGTTTTCCAGAATTTGTTATTGTTTATGAAGGTAATTCACAGGTGAGACCGCCTGTTTTACCTATTTTGCCTGTGCAGAGACTGCGATTGTTAAGACAGAAACAAGAGTGGAGAAAAAGGCAtgatttgaatttgttgTACCTATCACCATCCAATGTAGCTTCCTCTTCTCCTTCGAAATTGAATATATCGAATCTTTCATACAAATCTTCGTCGACACCATCACCGACAAAGATGAACCATGTAGTGGCACCACCTttaaagaggaaaaagacTTCGAataatggtggtaaaggGACCAAATGGAGTGCGGAATTTGAATACGATTTAGCTGAATATGATACTGTTGAGAGACCAGGTACACCTCCAGTTCAGAATGAATTACCGTTCGATCAGGTTTCGGCTCATAAGACCGTTGTGGGTCCGTTGAAAACCTCGTTATTGGATCAAGATGTGAATTCAAACCAGTTGTCTAGTATACAGAGAAAAGTTCTATTGAATGGACCGCAATCCATACTACCGAGAAGGGATAGCgataaaaaagaaaatgtggaaaaaCCGGTTAAGATGGGTGAAAAGGTTATATTACCATCAGTGGGGtttgatttcatcaaaagTAGTGATACGCCATCAAAGGTGAAAACCCAACAgagagatgaagaagatgaggaagaggaaccaaaaagaaaaagaaaattaacCGAGCCTGCTCAaccatctttcaaatttggtacTGGCCCAgcagaaaagaaagacgAGAAAAAGCAATTGACTGGATTTGGTGCCAAAAAGGATGAGCAATCCAAACCATCGTTTAGCTTTGGcgaaaagaaagatgagCAGCCCAAACCTGCATTTAGTTTTGGTGCCAAAAAGGATGAACAACCCAAACCTGCATTTAGTTTTGGTGCCAAAAAGGACGAACCGCCCAAACCTGCATTTAGTTTTGGTGCCAAAAAGGATGAACAACCCAAACCTGCATTTAGTTTTGGTGCCAAAAAGGACGAACCGCCCAAACCTGCATTTAGTTTTGGCgagaaaaaagatgaacCGGCTAAACCTTCTTTCAGCTTTGGTaccaagaaagatgaaCTGGCTAAACCATCCCTCAGCTTTGGCGACAAAAAAGATGAACCAGCTAAACCGTCATTTAGTTTTGGCgccaagaaagatgaatcGGCTAAACCTTCTTTCAGCTTTGGTgccaagaaagatgaaaatgagaCTTCTAAGCCTACGCTTAACTTCGGGGCCAAAAAGGATGATAACGAACCGGCAAAACCATCTTTTAGCTTTGGCGCcaaaaaagatgataacGAACCCACTAAACCTTCCTTTAGTTTTGGTGCcaaagatgatgaaaaatctaagCCAACCGCTAGCTTTGGTGCTGGCGTTACTACTGCCCCATCTTTCGATTTGGGTTCTAAGAAGGATGAACCTGCTGAAAAACCTAAACCTGCATTCAGTTTCGGTACAAGGCCTAACGAAAAACCTTcatttgcatttggtgCAAAGGATGATGATCCCGCTAAAAAGAAACCTGCTTTCAGTTTTGGAGCTAAACAAGATGAATCTAAGCAAGATGATAAGGCTGATTCTAAACCTCCATTCTCTTTTGGTGCAGGTGCCGATGGTCCTTCAAAACCTACGTTTTCTTTTGGTGCCAAGAAAGAGGGCACAGTTTTTGATAAACCAAC includes these proteins:
- the NUP1 gene encoding FG-nucleoporin NUP1 (some similarities with uniprot|P14907 Saccharomyces cerevisiae YJL041W NSP1 Essential component of the nuclear pore complex which mediates nuclear import and export), which encodes MSLAASERPKRSISSTIKEFIWGKPSRNQFTAFPERSEQEKPSQNDVPKNVEPIGLSEPREGFPEFVIVYEGNSQVRPPVLPILPVQRLRLLRQKQEWRKRHDLNLLYLSPSNVASSSPSKLNISNLSYKSSSTPSPTKMNHVVAPPLKRKKTSNNGGKGTKWSAEFEYDLAEYDTVERPGTPPVQNELPFDQVSAHKTVVGPLKTSLLDQDVNSNQLSSIQRKVLLNGPQSILPRRDSDKKENVEKPVKMGEKVILPSVGFDFIKSSDTPSKVKTQQRDEEDEEEEPKRKRKLTEPAQPSFKFGTGPAEKKDEKKQLTGFGAKKDEQSKPSFSFGEKKDEQPKPAFSFGAKKDEQPKPAFSFGAKKDEPPKPAFSFGAKKDEQPKPAFSFGAKKDEPPKPAFSFGEKKDEPAKPSFSFGTKKDELAKPSLSFGDKKDEPAKPSFSFGAKKDESAKPSFSFGAKKDENETSKPTLNFGAKKDDNEPAKPSFSFGAKKDDNEPTKPSFSFGAKDDEKSKPTASFGAGVTTAPSFDLGSKKDEPAEKPKPAFSFGTRPNEKPSFAFGAKDDDPAKKKPAFSFGAKQDESKQDDKADSKPPFSFGAGADGPSKPTFSFGAKKEGTVFDKPTPPLAQDASKQDGKSSGFSFNRLSQGAQPPSLGASAPVAAPSAPTFSFGSGANDKPPASNGPSVFAPTPQAAEKPFPFSRPNSNPSWPSQPGSAASAPGDNPPSMNFKFGSGSGSSMPAAAPPPASTNPLVSNPFVNKPSGFAFGSNSAAPFGASQAPSPSPGAPAPAFGNAASVSPAFGKSASPPVMPNFDPTKRAFTPSNSINLNFGGNAASTDPSRIFSGGSTNSQPMPGTASTPQQVFGGSQPPAPIFGNGPQPPVGAAGFNGAAPGMPSNPPQPPMSNFQLPPGRRLARMRQSRRA